One Campylobacter concisus DNA segment encodes these proteins:
- the thiS gene encoding sulfur carrier protein ThiS, with the protein MIKFSVNGKIFELENDMSVYEFLAKNGYELEFIALERDGEILPKKLWRESFMSEGKAYEIVTLVGGG; encoded by the coding sequence ATGATCAAATTTAGTGTAAATGGCAAAATTTTCGAGCTTGAAAACGATATGAGCGTTTATGAATTTTTAGCAAAAAATGGCTATGAGCTTGAATTTATAGCCCTTGAGCGAGACGGAGAAATTTTGCCAAAAAAGCTTTGGCGTGAAAGCTTCATGAGCGAGGGCAAAGCTTATGAGATCGTCACTTTAGTTGGCGGTGGATGA
- the thiF gene encoding sulfur carrier protein ThiS adenylyltransferase ThiF produces the protein MIEIVLNGAKFKVPVKSLSELKELALGDKESEIYKFLEKFNATKPDIFIVDGFAIKEDSELKDGSNVVFIRRGVMPEREILRSMIASRNSPELNLALSKAVIGVAGLGGLGSNIALSLARVGVKKLVLADFDVVEPSNLNRQQYFVCHIGLKKTQALKELINDVNPFVEVETHDIFLDEKNVASVFGECEILCEAFDNVAGKAMILNEAGASLKDKKIIGASGMAGYFSSNIIKTIKFAKNVYLCGDLTNEAKIGQGLMAPRVAVCANHEANLAIRLLMGLEA, from the coding sequence ATGATAGAGATTGTATTAAATGGCGCAAAATTTAAGGTGCCAGTAAAAAGCCTTAGCGAGCTAAAAGAGCTTGCGCTTGGCGATAAAGAGAGTGAAATTTATAAATTTTTAGAGAAATTTAACGCGACAAAGCCTGACATTTTTATCGTTGATGGCTTTGCTATAAAAGAAGATAGCGAGCTAAAAGATGGCTCAAACGTCGTATTTATAAGGCGTGGTGTGATGCCTGAGCGTGAAATTTTACGCTCGATGATCGCCTCACGAAACAGCCCTGAGCTAAATTTAGCCCTAAGTAAAGCAGTGATCGGCGTAGCTGGACTTGGTGGTCTTGGCTCAAATATCGCGCTAAGCCTTGCAAGAGTTGGCGTAAAAAAGCTAGTGCTTGCCGACTTTGACGTCGTTGAGCCAAGCAATCTAAACCGCCAGCAGTATTTCGTCTGCCACATTGGCTTGAAAAAGACGCAGGCACTTAAAGAGCTGATAAATGATGTAAATCCCTTTGTCGAGGTCGAAACTCACGATATATTTTTAGATGAAAAAAACGTGGCTAGCGTCTTTGGTGAGTGCGAAATTTTATGCGAAGCCTTTGACAACGTCGCTGGCAAGGCGATGATACTAAACGAAGCTGGGGCAAGCTTAAAAGATAAAAAGATCATTGGCGCCTCTGGCATGGCTGGATACTTTAGCTCAAATATCATAAAAACCATAAAATTTGCCAAAAATGTCTATCTTTGCGGCGACCTCACAAATGAGGCGAAGATCGGTCAAGGGCTCATGGCGCCACGCGTCGCAGTCTGCGCAAACCACGAGGCAAATTTAGCCATTAGACTACTTATGGGCTTGGAGGCGTAA
- a CDS encoding mechanosensitive ion channel domain-containing protein yields the protein MKKIFILLLCCFALYAEENASVESNSSQILQNGELRKEISSLDNSLKNNIWITRYANYNTYQRLIDELEKNENELKKLDKSSRRGSDIIKRIQTLKEQINLLKEYEKTPFSNMLAAPEMDTPPRITSPVALISGFSYIKKIKSDKIEYQRHIKELDTLLEKLETKENLLNRLNLIEENEQNRESLNLVKQEIGDFKAAKQIADTTYNVYEKRADEAINLTTSDIKAQFLSMGYTAIIILLTIGLTFIAKFIVKRTITDNERFYTVNKFLNVLNITVIIIILLFSYIENVTYLVTVLGFASAGIAIAMKDMFMSMLGWMVIMFGGSIHVGDRIRVFHDGSEFVGDVIDISLLRLTVFEDVSYSTYKTNRRAGRIIFVPNNYIFTDLIANYAHYGMKTVWDGIDIMISFDSNHKKAVYLARNVVKKYSKGYTDIAKRQMNKLRSQYSIKNPNVEPRIYTFFEPYGINISCWFMSNSYATLALRSTISAEIIEAFLAQDDIKIAYPTQTMFVGKKENPSDHTAHGEQESESV from the coding sequence ATGAAAAAGATCTTTATTTTATTGCTTTGCTGCTTTGCTCTTTATGCAGAAGAAAATGCTAGCGTTGAGTCAAATAGTTCACAAATTTTACAAAATGGTGAGCTTAGAAAAGAAATTTCAAGCTTAGACAATTCGCTAAAAAATAATATCTGGATCACAAGATATGCTAACTATAACACTTATCAAAGGCTTATTGATGAGCTTGAAAAAAATGAAAATGAACTAAAAAAGCTAGACAAAAGCTCAAGAAGAGGCAGTGATATCATAAAGAGAATCCAAACTCTAAAAGAGCAGATAAATTTACTAAAAGAGTATGAAAAAACGCCATTTTCAAATATGCTAGCAGCCCCTGAAATGGATACTCCACCAAGGATAACAAGTCCTGTTGCACTTATATCTGGCTTTTCGTATATCAAAAAGATAAAGAGTGATAAGATCGAGTATCAAAGGCATATAAAAGAGCTTGATACGCTTTTGGAAAAGCTTGAAACAAAAGAAAATTTACTAAATAGACTAAATTTGATAGAAGAAAATGAGCAAAATAGAGAAAGCCTAAACTTAGTAAAACAAGAAATAGGCGACTTCAAAGCGGCAAAACAGATCGCTGATACAACTTATAATGTCTATGAAAAAAGAGCTGATGAGGCTATAAATTTAACAACCTCTGATATAAAAGCTCAGTTTTTAAGTATGGGCTATACAGCTATCATCATTCTTTTGACGATCGGGCTAACATTTATCGCTAAATTTATCGTTAAAAGAACGATTACTGATAATGAGAGATTTTACACGGTCAATAAATTTTTAAACGTTTTAAATATCACCGTTATCATTATAATCTTACTTTTTTCGTATATCGAAAACGTCACATATCTAGTAACCGTGCTAGGTTTTGCTTCAGCTGGTATCGCCATTGCGATGAAAGATATGTTTATGAGTATGCTTGGTTGGATGGTGATCATGTTTGGTGGCTCTATACATGTAGGCGATAGGATTAGGGTATTTCATGATGGGAGCGAATTTGTAGGCGACGTCATTGATATTTCGCTACTTCGCTTAACTGTTTTTGAGGATGTTAGCTACTCAACATATAAGACAAACCGCCGTGCAGGTAGGATCATCTTTGTACCAAATAACTACATTTTTACAGACCTAATCGCAAACTATGCACACTATGGCATGAAGACCGTTTGGGACGGTATAGATATTATGATAAGTTTTGATAGCAATCATAAAAAAGCCGTCTATCTAGCAAGAAATGTTGTCAAGAAATACTCAAAAGGCTATACCGATATCGCAAAACGTCAAATGAATAAATTAAGAAGCCAATATAGCATCAAAAATCCAAATGTCGAGCCAAGAATTTATACATTTTTTGAGCCTTATGGCATAAATATCTCATGCTGGTTTATGTCAAATTCCTATGCCACGCTGGCACTTAGAAGCACGATAAGTGCTGAGATCATCGAGGCTTTTTTGGCTCAAGACGATATAAAGATCGCTTATCCAACGCAAACCATGTTTGTAGGTAAAAAAGAAAATCCAAGCGATCATACAGCCCATGGTGAGCAAGAGAGCGAAAGTGTTTGA
- a CDS encoding ATP-dependent metallopeptidase FtsH/Yme1/Tma family protein, protein MKLSQMPIMQKFKFNKKNILIIAAVALISVLLFAVSKDPRNITYSQYMQLMEGNFVDRAVVDGDEVILYAQNNRFSIIKEGIDLKELIKKVPVEKTKQYITPGMVWGFIIFVCFILWYAYIFRSINKKSEGLFNKKDGALEIESVLNQNVMPVISNVRFSDVAGISEVKSELSEIVDFLKNPQKYRNFGIKMPKGVLMIGPPGVGKTLVAKAVAGEANVPFFYQNGASFVQIYVGMGAKRVRELFSRAKSYAPSIIFIDEIDAVGKSRGGTRNDEREATLNQLLTEMDGFEDNSGVIVIAATNRIEMIDEALLRSGRFDRRIFLSMPDFNDRVAILNTYLKDKKCDVSAEDIARMSVGFSGAALSTLVNEAAINALRNGESVLKIRDFEAVLNKVLLGKKKVLSYSESEKKIQAVYQGAKALSAYWFDVKFEKISLIEDRFMATEQEIESKSQMISRIKVLIAGMCKLEIDENDIFSNSSSDLNLAKEIASKMVYEYGMGSSFVPNPNDVEEILKQAKEEITSFLKGTNEQIAKISSYLLTYESVDKETLAKILNENY, encoded by the coding sequence ATGAAGTTAAGCCAGATGCCAATTATGCAAAAATTTAAATTTAATAAAAAAAATATTCTAATAATCGCAGCTGTCGCATTAATCAGCGTGCTGTTATTTGCCGTTAGCAAAGATCCACGAAATATCACATACTCACAGTATATGCAGCTCATGGAGGGAAATTTTGTCGATAGAGCAGTCGTAGACGGTGATGAAGTCATACTTTATGCACAAAACAATCGCTTTTCTATCATAAAAGAGGGCATTGATTTAAAAGAGCTTATTAAAAAAGTACCTGTTGAAAAGACGAAGCAATACATCACTCCTGGTATGGTTTGGGGATTTATCATCTTTGTTTGTTTTATTCTTTGGTACGCTTACATTTTTAGGAGTATTAACAAAAAAAGCGAGGGTCTTTTTAATAAAAAAGATGGTGCTTTAGAGATAGAAAGCGTGCTAAATCAAAATGTGATGCCAGTTATTTCAAATGTTAGATTTAGTGATGTGGCAGGTATTAGTGAGGTCAAAAGCGAGCTTAGCGAGATAGTTGATTTTCTAAAAAATCCACAAAAATATAGAAATTTTGGTATCAAAATGCCAAAAGGCGTGCTAATGATCGGCCCTCCAGGTGTTGGCAAGACACTTGTGGCAAAGGCCGTTGCAGGCGAGGCAAATGTACCATTTTTCTACCAAAATGGTGCTAGTTTTGTGCAAATTTATGTTGGCATGGGTGCAAAAAGAGTAAGAGAGCTCTTTAGCAGAGCCAAATCCTACGCACCTTCAATCATCTTTATCGACGAGATAGACGCCGTTGGCAAGAGTAGGGGTGGCACTAGAAACGACGAGCGAGAAGCCACACTCAATCAGCTACTAACCGAGATGGACGGCTTTGAAGACAACTCAGGTGTCATAGTAATAGCAGCTACAAATAGGATCGAAATGATCGACGAGGCGCTGCTTAGATCGGGTCGTTTTGATAGGCGTATATTTTTGTCAATGCCTGATTTCAACGACAGAGTGGCTATTTTAAATACTTATCTAAAAGATAAAAAATGTGACGTTTCAGCTGAAGATATTGCTAGAATGAGCGTTGGCTTTTCAGGTGCGGCACTTAGTACGCTTGTAAATGAAGCTGCGATAAATGCCCTAAGAAACGGTGAGAGCGTGCTTAAGATAAGGGATTTTGAGGCTGTTTTAAATAAGGTCTTGCTCGGCAAGAAAAAGGTGCTAAGCTATAGCGAGAGCGAGAAAAAAATCCAAGCCGTCTATCAAGGTGCAAAGGCACTAAGTGCTTACTGGTTTGATGTGAAATTTGAAAAAATTTCTCTTATAGAAGACAGGTTTATGGCGACAGAGCAAGAGATCGAGTCAAAGTCACAGATGATATCTCGTATCAAGGTACTCATCGCTGGTATGTGCAAGCTTGAGATAGATGAAAACGACATCTTTTCAAACTCAAGTAGTGATCTAAATTTAGCCAAAGAGATCGCCTCAAAGATGGTTTATGAATATGGCATGGGAAGCTCTTTTGTGCCAAATCCAAACGATGTAGAAGAAATTTTAAAGCAAGCAAAAGAGGAGATCACATCCTTTTTAAAAGGCACAAATGAGCAAATCGCAAAGATAAGCTCATATTTGCTAACATACGAGAGCGTAGATAAAGAGACGCTGGCGAAAATTTTAAATGAAAACTATTAA
- a CDS encoding thiamine phosphate synthase, whose product MFKILCVADFESYEGDDFLKRIQLLCKAGVDEILLRAKWLSEAQFYDLARVVAQICENYRKKFIINQFFDVACKLKSDFWLTSAQLDFFKNHGVFLDEFRKTAKIYAPAHDLEQAKISTTIADVLVASHIFATSCKAGLEPKGLNFISELKSFDKEIYALGGLDSKNYKEAIKAGASGICFMSLAMNGNLELVKKIAESKNC is encoded by the coding sequence ATGTTTAAAATTCTTTGCGTGGCTGACTTTGAAAGCTATGAGGGCGATGACTTTTTAAAGAGAATTCAGCTACTTTGCAAGGCTGGCGTAGATGAAATTTTGCTTCGTGCAAAGTGGCTAAGCGAGGCTCAATTTTATGATCTTGCTAGGGTTGTGGCTCAAATTTGTGAAAACTACCGCAAGAAATTTATCATTAATCAATTTTTTGACGTAGCTTGCAAGCTAAAGAGCGACTTTTGGCTCACTTCAGCGCAGCTTGACTTTTTTAAAAATCACGGCGTTTTTTTAGATGAATTTAGGAAAACAGCAAAAATTTACGCTCCAGCTCACGACCTAGAGCAGGCTAAAATTTCAACCACAATCGCCGACGTGCTCGTTGCTTCTCATATATTTGCCACCTCTTGCAAGGCTGGCTTAGAGCCAAAAGGGCTAAATTTCATAAGCGAGCTAAAAAGCTTTGATAAAGAAATTTACGCACTTGGCGGACTAGATAGTAAAAACTACAAAGAGGCCATTAAAGCAGGTGCTAGTGGCATTTGTTTTATGAGCTTAGCAATGAATGGCAATCTGGAGCTTGTAAAAAAGATAGCAGAGAGCAAAAACTGCTAA
- a CDS encoding thiazole synthase, with protein sequence MQSGSLILGGKEFQSRFILGSGKYSHELIDSAINEAGAQILTLALRRINESKERNILDFIPKGVTLLPNTSGARNAKEAIRIAQLARELGCGELVKIEIITDSKFLFPDNAETIKACEALANDGLVPMPYMFPDLNAARAMLSAGASCIMPLAAPIGSNQGLVFKDIIEILINELDTQIIVDAGIGRPSQACEAMEMGAAAIMANTAIASSKNIPLMARAFKEAIIAGRNAYLAGLGAKSKSANASSPLTGFLD encoded by the coding sequence GTGCAAAGTGGTAGTTTGATCCTTGGCGGCAAGGAGTTTCAAAGCCGCTTTATCCTTGGCTCTGGCAAGTATTCACACGAGCTCATCGACTCAGCCATAAACGAGGCTGGCGCACAGATCCTAACCCTTGCTCTTAGGCGCATAAACGAGAGCAAAGAGCGAAATATACTCGACTTTATCCCAAAAGGCGTGACGCTTTTGCCAAACACAAGTGGCGCTAGGAACGCCAAAGAGGCCATTCGTATCGCCCAGCTCGCACGTGAGCTTGGATGTGGCGAGCTTGTTAAGATAGAGATCATCACTGACTCTAAATTTCTCTTTCCAGACAACGCCGAGACGATAAAAGCGTGCGAAGCATTGGCAAATGACGGCCTTGTGCCGATGCCTTACATGTTTCCGGATCTAAACGCTGCAAGGGCGATGCTAAGTGCGGGAGCAAGTTGCATAATGCCTCTAGCTGCGCCCATTGGCTCAAACCAAGGGCTAGTTTTTAAAGATATCATTGAGATTTTGATAAATGAGCTTGATACGCAGATCATAGTTGATGCAGGCATCGGCAGGCCTTCACAAGCGTGCGAAGCTATGGAGATGGGAGCGGCTGCTATCATGGCAAACACAGCCATCGCCTCATCTAAAAATATACCGCTCATGGCAAGAGCTTTCAAAGAGGCGATCATCGCTGGTCGCAACGCCTATCTAGCAGGCCTTGGCGCAAAGAGCAAAAGCGCAAATGCCTCATCTCCGCTCACTGGATTTTTAGACTGA
- the thiH gene encoding 2-iminoacetate synthase ThiH has product MKFTRTDHMQLLPHMQDVGSDIMDEILKERASYKPEIYSEADVKAALNAKHCSLENLKALLSPAAAPFLEPIAQLAQAKTRANFGSNITLFTPLYIANYCDNLCVYCGFNAKNKIKRAKLSDEEITRELREISKSGLEEILILTGESETNSSVAYIANACALAKKFFKIVGVEIYPLNSDDYALLHKGGADYVTVFQETYNPTKYEKIHLGGNKRIFPYRINAQERALLGGMRGVGFAALLGIDDFRLDAFATALHASLVQKKYPHAEIAFSCPRLRPIINNDRINPRDVGERELLQVICAYRIFMPTASITISTREKAKFRDNVVKIATNKISAGVKVSIGAHGEEKKGDEQFEISDDRSVDEIKAMIKANGLEPLMSEYVYV; this is encoded by the coding sequence ATGAAATTTACAAGAACCGACCACATGCAGCTGTTACCTCACATGCAGGATGTTGGCAGCGACATTATGGATGAGATTTTAAAAGAGCGTGCAAGCTACAAGCCAGAAATTTACAGCGAAGCGGACGTAAAAGCAGCTCTAAATGCAAAGCACTGCTCGCTTGAAAATCTAAAAGCCCTACTTTCACCCGCTGCAGCGCCATTTTTAGAGCCAATCGCCCAGCTAGCTCAAGCAAAAACCAGGGCAAATTTTGGCTCAAACATCACGCTTTTTACCCCGCTTTACATAGCAAACTACTGCGATAACCTATGCGTTTATTGCGGTTTTAACGCTAAAAATAAAATAAAAAGAGCAAAGCTAAGCGACGAGGAGATCACAAGAGAGCTAAGAGAAATTTCAAAGAGCGGCTTAGAAGAAATTTTGATCCTAACTGGCGAGAGCGAGACCAACTCAAGTGTCGCATATATCGCAAACGCCTGCGCTTTGGCAAAGAAATTTTTTAAAATCGTTGGAGTTGAAATTTACCCATTAAACTCAGACGACTACGCCCTACTCCATAAAGGTGGCGCAGACTACGTGACCGTCTTTCAAGAGACCTATAATCCCACAAAATATGAAAAAATTCACCTTGGCGGCAATAAAAGAATTTTCCCTTACCGCATAAATGCGCAGGAGCGAGCGCTACTTGGCGGCATGAGAGGGGTTGGCTTTGCGGCACTTCTTGGCATAGATGACTTTAGGCTTGACGCCTTTGCTACGGCACTTCATGCAAGTTTAGTTCAAAAAAAGTATCCGCACGCCGAGATCGCATTTTCATGCCCAAGGCTTCGCCCTATCATCAACAACGACCGCATCAATCCACGTGATGTGGGCGAGCGCGAGCTTTTGCAAGTGATCTGTGCTTATAGAATTTTTATGCCAACAGCTAGCATAACGATCTCAACCAGAGAAAAGGCTAAATTTCGTGACAACGTCGTAAAGATCGCCACAAATAAGATAAGCGCTGGCGTAAAAGTAAGCATCGGCGCTCACGGCGAAGAGAAAAAGGGCGACGAGCAGTTTGAGATAAGCGACGACAGAAGTGTGGATGAGATCAAGGCTATGATAAAAGCAAACGGATTAGAGCCCTTGATGAGCGAGTATGTCTATGTTTAA
- a CDS encoding pyridoxal phosphate-dependent aminotransferase: MQLANRMQTLSESITIAISTKAKEMKAAGIDVISLSAGEPDFMTPKKIRETVKNALDNDSKSGKYTPVPGLPEVIEAIRAKLKRDNGLDYKANQIVTNIGAKHSLFNVFQALINPGDEVIIPSPYWVSYPEIVKFCGGVPVFIEANESTNFKITAEQLKKAITPKTKVFSLNHPTNPTGAVYTKEEIAAFGEVLKGTDIIITSDEIYEKVIYGKKFHAVASVSEDLFKRTVTINGLSKCGAMPGWRFGYIASSMDWLIAGIKKLQSQSTSNISSIVQIGAIPSLLGETDEDIENMRKEYERRRNVAVEMINAIPGLSVVKPDGAFYLFVKCKEVDGDSLRFCKKMLEEANVATVPGVGFGMDGYFRISFATDIESIKKAIERIANFVKSYKI, encoded by the coding sequence ATGCAACTAGCAAACAGAATGCAAACATTAAGCGAGTCAATCACAATCGCGATCAGCACAAAAGCCAAAGAGATGAAGGCTGCTGGTATCGATGTGATCTCGCTTTCAGCTGGTGAGCCTGACTTTATGACTCCAAAAAAGATAAGAGAAACTGTAAAAAACGCACTAGATAATGATAGCAAAAGTGGCAAATACACGCCAGTGCCAGGCCTACCTGAGGTGATAGAGGCCATTAGAGCAAAGTTAAAAAGAGATAACGGACTTGATTATAAAGCAAATCAAATCGTCACAAACATCGGTGCAAAGCACTCACTTTTTAATGTATTTCAAGCACTTATCAACCCAGGCGATGAGGTCATCATCCCTTCTCCATACTGGGTGAGCTACCCTGAGATCGTTAAATTTTGTGGCGGCGTGCCTGTCTTTATCGAGGCAAATGAGAGTACAAATTTTAAAATCACAGCCGAGCAGCTAAAAAAAGCGATCACACCAAAAACAAAAGTCTTTTCGCTAAATCACCCGACAAATCCAACTGGAGCTGTATATACAAAAGAGGAGATCGCAGCATTTGGCGAGGTTTTAAAGGGCACTGACATCATCATCACAAGCGATGAAATTTATGAAAAAGTGATCTACGGCAAGAAATTTCACGCAGTAGCCTCGGTAAGCGAGGATCTTTTTAAAAGAACGGTTACTATAAACGGCCTAAGCAAGTGTGGCGCGATGCCTGGCTGGAGATTTGGCTACATAGCAAGCTCGATGGACTGGCTAATTGCTGGCATCAAAAAGCTTCAAAGCCAAAGCACAAGCAACATCAGCTCGATCGTGCAAATAGGCGCTATCCCGTCACTTCTTGGCGAAACCGATGAAGATATCGAAAACATGAGAAAAGAGTATGAAAGAAGACGCAACGTGGCAGTTGAGATGATAAATGCTATCCCTGGGCTAAGCGTAGTTAAGCCTGATGGCGCGTTTTATCTATTTGTAAAATGTAAAGAGGTAGATGGCGACTCACTTAGATTTTGCAAAAAGATGCTTGAAGAAGCGAACGTAGCGACAGTACCAGGTGTAGGCTTTGGCATGGATGGATATTTTAGAATTTCTTTTGCGACAGACATCGAGAGCATAAAAAAAGCGATCGAGAGGATCGCAAATTTTGTAAAAAGCTACAAAATTTAA
- the mtaB gene encoding tRNA (N(6)-L-threonylcarbamoyladenosine(37)-C(2))-methylthiotransferase MtaB → MMQKIFFKTFGCRTNIYDTELLKSYIKDYEITNDEDAADIVVINSCTVTNSADSGVRNYINGVKRRGAKVVLTGCGAVSKGKELFSSGIFGVLGASKKSDLNELLKQEKPFFELGNLNSVDKNIVTNYENHTKAFIKIQEGCNFSCSYCIIPSVRGKARSMDESMILKEARILAQNGYNELVLTGTNIGSYGKDTNSSLGKLLANLGKISGIRRIRLGSIEPSQIDESFREILKEEWLERHLHIALQHTSQAMLKIMRRRNDAFSDLELFNELSSLGFALGTDYIVGHPGESEEIWTEAVENFKKFPITHLHAFVYSPRRDTHSATLKNDVSGDVAKSRLKILQGIALQNNENFRKKHNGALKILVEQKNGEFYEGFDQFYNKAKILSQKDITKEWVEVSEYEVKPDANYAKI, encoded by the coding sequence TTGATGCAAAAGATATTTTTTAAAACATTTGGGTGTCGCACAAATATCTACGATACCGAGCTTTTAAAAAGCTACATCAAAGACTACGAGATCACAAATGATGAAGATGCTGCTGATATTGTGGTCATAAACTCATGCACTGTTACAAATTCTGCTGATAGCGGTGTCAGAAACTACATAAACGGTGTAAAAAGACGTGGAGCAAAGGTGGTGCTAACTGGGTGTGGCGCGGTTAGTAAGGGCAAGGAGCTATTTAGTAGCGGTATATTTGGCGTACTTGGAGCTAGTAAAAAGAGCGATCTAAATGAGCTTTTAAAGCAAGAAAAGCCGTTTTTTGAGCTCGGAAATTTAAACTCAGTCGATAAAAATATAGTTACAAATTATGAAAATCACACAAAGGCTTTTATAAAAATTCAAGAAGGCTGCAACTTTAGCTGCAGCTACTGCATCATCCCTTCGGTTCGCGGTAAGGCTAGAAGTATGGATGAGTCCATGATATTAAAAGAGGCAAGAATTTTAGCTCAAAACGGCTATAATGAGCTTGTCCTAACTGGCACAAATATAGGCAGTTACGGTAAAGATACAAATAGCTCTCTTGGTAAGCTTTTGGCAAACTTGGGTAAAATTTCTGGCATTAGACGTATTCGGCTCGGTAGTATTGAGCCAAGCCAGATAGATGAGAGCTTTAGAGAAATTTTAAAAGAAGAGTGGCTAGAGCGTCATCTGCATATCGCACTTCAGCACACGAGTCAGGCGATGCTAAAGATCATGCGAAGACGCAACGATGCATTTAGTGATCTAGAGCTTTTTAATGAGCTTAGCTCACTTGGCTTTGCCCTTGGCACGGACTACATTGTAGGTCATCCTGGAGAGAGTGAGGAGATATGGACAGAGGCTGTGGAAAATTTTAAGAAATTTCCTATCACGCATCTGCACGCTTTTGTATATTCACCAAGGCGTGATACGCACTCAGCTACGCTAAAAAACGATGTTAGCGGCGATGTGGCAAAAAGTAGGTTAAAAATTTTACAAGGCATAGCTTTGCAAAATAATGAAAATTTTAGAAAAAAACATAATGGAGCTTTGAAAATTTTAGTCGAGCAAAAAAATGGTGAGTTTTACGAAGGTTTTGATCAGTTTTACAACAAAGCTAAAATTTTAAGCCAAAAAGATATAACAAAAGAGTGGGTGGAGGTAAGCGAATATGAAGTTAAGCCAGATGCCAATTATGCAAAAATTTAA
- the mog gene encoding molybdopterin adenylyltransferase, which yields MKAKIGILTLSDRASEGTYEDKSGPAIKEVLDSWIVSEHEYFYEVIPDEFELIKERLVHMVDVLGCDLVLTTGGTGPAVRDVTPEATEAVCEKMMPGFGELMRAASLQYVPTAILSRQTAGIRGHALIINLPGQPKAIKECLEPVFPAVPYCIDLIEGAFIETDENVMKVFRPKQKKIS from the coding sequence GTGAAAGCAAAAATAGGCATACTAACTCTATCTGATCGTGCAAGCGAAGGCACATATGAGGACAAATCAGGCCCAGCGATCAAAGAGGTACTTGATAGCTGGATAGTGAGCGAGCATGAGTACTTTTATGAGGTGATTCCAGATGAGTTTGAGCTGATAAAAGAGAGGCTTGTGCACATGGTGGACGTGCTTGGCTGCGACCTTGTGCTAACGACTGGCGGTACTGGACCAGCAGTAAGAGATGTCACACCAGAGGCCACTGAGGCAGTTTGTGAGAAGATGATGCCAGGCTTTGGCGAGCTAATGAGAGCTGCAAGCCTGCAATACGTCCCAACAGCGATCCTATCACGCCAAACAGCAGGTATTAGAGGCCACGCGCTCATTATAAATTTACCAGGGCAGCCAAAGGCGATAAAAGAGTGCTTGGAGCCGGTATTTCCAGCGGTGCCATACTGCATCGACCTGATCGAGGGTGCATTTATCGAGACTGATGAAAACGTGATGAAAGTTTTCCGCCCAAAACAAAAGAAAATCTCGTAA